Proteins from a genomic interval of Zingiber officinale cultivar Zhangliang chromosome 2A, Zo_v1.1, whole genome shotgun sequence:
- the LOC122043300 gene encoding myb-related protein 2-like: protein MYQHQLHQGHNNLLSPKSTFSPERQLFLQRGSASKDSGLVLSTDAKPRLKWNAELHKRFTEAVNQLGGPDKATPKTIMRLMGIPGLTLYHLKSHLQKYRLGKNVQAQISNGSNKNVFGSSLVQERAPDCNESLMNIGPSNKTMQINEALKMQIEVQRQLHEQLEVQRHLQQQIETQGKYLQSVLEKAQETITKQSLSSAGLEGAKIHLSDLAFSVANGYFSNSFQAQENDYRVYTCLASSKGLQNEKEAFETRTAISSCHQDFLLSSWYSDMHEQKKPFAASILRDSDIKQSNAKPQYAERDGAFLPEVKKEERDDEHSQRKSTALGQASRKRLEEFGLPCLKTELELNTHHDGEEGTSSCRELDLNGFSWSL, encoded by the exons ATGTATCAGCATCAGCTTCATCAAGGACACAACAACCTCCTATCTCCGAAGTCAACATTTTCCCCAGAAAGGCAATTGTTTCTGCAAAGAGGAAGTGCTTCCAAAGATTCTGGGCTAGTTCTTTCAACTGATGCCAAGCCTCGACTTAAATGGAACGCAGagctccacaagagatttacAGAGGCAGTGAACCAACTTGGAGGACCTGACA AGGCTACCCCAAAAACAATCATGAGACTAATGGGCATTCCAGGATTAACTTTGTATCATCTAAAAAGTCATCTTCAG AAATACAGACTCGGCAAAAACGTGCAGGCTCAAATAAGTAATGGAAGCAACAAAAATG TGTTTGGTAGTTCACTGGTACAAGAGAGGGCACCAGATTGTAATGAATCATTAATGAACATCGGGCCATCGAATAA AACCATGCAGATAAATGAGGCACTTAAAATGCAAATTGAAGTGCAGAGACAGTTACACGAACAACTTGAG GTACAAAGACATTTGCAACAGCAGATCGAGACTCAGGGAAAGTATTTGCAGTCAGTGTTGGAGAAGGCTCAAGAGACAATTACCAAGCAAAGCTTGAGTTCTGCAGGACTTGAAGGTGCTAAGATTCATCTCTCTGACCTGGCCTTCTCAGTCGCAAATGGATATTTCAGCAACTCATTTCAAGCTCAGGAAAATGATTATCGAGTATATACTTGCTTAGCCTCTTCCAAGGGACTACAAAATGAAAAAGAGGCATTCGAAACTAGAACGGCAATAAGTTCATGCCATCAGGATTTTCTCCTATCATCCTGGTATAGTGATATGCATGAGCAGAAGAAGCCTTTTGCTGCATCAATTTTAAGAGATTCAGACATCAAACAATCAAATGCTAAACCTCAATATGCTGAGAGGGATGGTGCATTTCTTCCTGAGGTAAAGAAAGAGGAAAGGGATGACGAACACTCGCAAAGAAAGAGCACAGCACTGGGGCAAGCGAGTAGAAAGCGACTAGAAGAGTTTGGGTTGCCATGCCTTAAAACTGAGCTAGAACTAAACACCCATCATGACGGTGAAGAAGGTACTTCAAGTTGTAGAGAACTTGACCTGAATGGCTTCAGTTGGAGCTTATAG
- the LOC122043299 gene encoding protein ETHYLENE-INSENSITIVE 3-like 1a: MLLVEGMAHTCNNERSISFGSSLQPSIGECIMGEGDLVDTASEKFTEVGGEESDEDIDIEELERRMWRDRMLLKRLKEQQQSKNKHLGDAVKDSQCRKKMSRAQDGILKYMLKMMEVCKAQGFVYGIIPDKGKPVSGASDNLRAWWKEKVRFDWNGPAAIVKYRAENALPGSGRDFSSGTASSHSLQELQDTTLDSLLSALMQHCDPPQRRFPLEKGIPPPWWPTGREEWSAQLVIPNEQVTPPYKKPHDLKKAWKVGVLMAVIKHMSPDIEKIRRLVRQSKCLQDKMTAKESATWLAVLKQEEEMYMKLHPDACLAPSSGVVGGAEEGHNGDMDYKVAVETNTFKLGASSCTANFVKSEESHIMMDPELEMNRRIYTCENVACPHSNVYHGFLDRNARNTHQYFCKYQNSIPPGVGKVNNQVQSAENEPSVFTLPSNTQPNPPSIGSNHNPIEMSDLGIPSDGQKSINELMDFYENNVNSSKTFNLGGLAMLEESNGRNRMECNLFEYSPGVGSDLFDEIDSLVEQSQYVQQSMVQFQPKLSDQPIEVTGCIKLAPGMDYADAGHGFNWFWLDDK, translated from the coding sequence ATGTTATTAGTTGAAGGCATGGCACATACCTGCAACAATGAGAGGAGTATTAGTTTCGGCAGCTCCCTTCAGCCTTCAATCGGTGAATGCATAATGGGAGAAGGAGACCTGGTTGACACAGCATCTGAAAAATTTACGGAGGTTGGTGGTGAAGAGAGTGATGAGGATATTGACATAGAAGAACTTGAAAGGCGTATGTGGAGGGACCGTATGCTGTTGAAGCGCTTAAAGGAGCAGCAACAGAGCAAAAACAAGCATCTGGGGGATGCGGTCAAGGATAGTCAATGCCGGAAGAAGATGTCGCGGGCACAGGATGGAATTCTCAAATACATGCTGAAGATGATGGAAGTTTGCAAAGCTCAGGGCTTTGTCTATGGTATAATTCCTGATAAAGGCAAGCCGGTCAGCGGTGCTTCTGATAATCTCAGGGCTTGGTGGAAAGAAAAGGTCAGGTTTGATTGGAACGGGCCAGCTGCGATTGTTAAATATCGAGCTGAGAATGCCCTCCCTGGGTCTGGCAGAGATTTCAGCTCTGGAACTGCTAGCTCTCACTCATTGCAAGAGCTTCAAGACACGACACTGGATTCTCTTCTGTCAGCTCTTATGCAGCACTGTGATCCGCCGCAGCGAAGGTTTCCTTTAGAAAAAGGAATCCCACCGCCATGGTGGCCTACTGGGAGAGAGGAATGGTCAGCTCAACTAGTGATCCCGAATGAACAAGTGACACCCCCCTACAAGAAGCCACACGACCTTAAGAAGGCTTGGAAGGTTGGTGTCTTGATGGCTGTGATCAAGCATATGTCCCCCGACATTGAGAAGATACGCAGGCTTGTTAGGCAGTCCAAATGCTTGCAAGACAAGATGACTGCCAAGGAGAGTGCAACATGGCTTGCGGTTCTTAAACAAGAAGAGGAAATGTATATGAAGTTGCATCCGGATGCTTGCCTAGCCCCATCCTCAGGAGTCGTCGGAGGTGCTGAAGAAGGCCATAACGGGGATATGGATTACAAGGTGGCTgttgagactaacacattcaaACTAGGGGCTAGTTCGTGTACTGCAAATTTCGTTAAGTCGGAAGAAAGTCACATAATGATGGATCCTGAACTGGAGATGAATCGGAGGATATATACATGCGAAAATGTGGCATGCCCACATAGTAATGTTTACCATGGATTTCTTGATAGGAATGCTAGAAACACTCACCAGTACTTCTGTAAGTATCAGAACAGTATTCCTCCCGGTGTCGGAAAGGTGAACAACCAAGTTCAGTCAGCTGAGAATGAACCTTCAGTTTTTACCTTGCCATCGAATACCCAGCCCAATCCTCCTTCGATTGGTTCAAATCACAATCCAATTGAAATGTCTGACTTAGGTATTCCTTCTGATGGCCAAAAATCAATCAACGAGCTAATGGACTTCTATGAAAACAATGTCAACAGTAGCAAGACCTTCAACTTGGGAGGTTTGGCCATGTTAGAAGAGTCAAATGGTCGAAACCGGATGGAGTGCAACTTATTTGAATACAGCCCGGGAGTTGGCAGCGACCTCTTCGACGAAATTGATAGCttggtggagcaatcacagtacgTGCAACAAAGCATGGTGCAGTTTCAGCCAAAACTCAGTGACCAGCCAATCGAAGTTACTGGATGCATCAAACTCGCACCCGGAATGGACTACGCCGATGCTGGGCATGGATTCAACTGGTTCTGGTTAGATGATAAATGA
- the LOC122043301 gene encoding E3 ubiquitin-protein ligase SIRP1-like has translation MDEHLAARYWCHMCSTMVNPIMGAEIECPICNGGFVEEMNWGGEAATPPDLESNRDLSLWAPILHRMLSGGSMRHRRIHREEEEGNSDRDHDTEAALIRWQQRSSAILRILNDLREGNVLGSDGDDNDRARERDRVHILMDLINNAIDGSLDANLPRGQSSNNSNNGDLLRDYFLGSSLELLLQHLAESDPNFYGTPPAQKSAVEAMPTVKITENMSCSICLDDFEIGTQAREMPCKHKFHGNCILPWLELHSSCPVCRFQMPSEESKVSDAANREELHAAGGGSTGSSDNGNGGSERGSWLPVPWPFNGLFSLLGSHRSGTSSSTQPSSSTSPTRGLKFTILINF, from the exons ATGGATGAACATTTAGCTGCAAGATATTGGTGCCACATGTGCTCAACAATGGTGAATCCGATAATGGGAGCTGAGATCGAGTGCCCAATCTGCAATGGTGGATTTGTTGAAGAGATGAATTGGGGAGGAGAAGCAGCCACGCCTCCTGACCTAGAATCGAACAGAGACCTCTCTCTTTGGGCTCCCATCTTGCACAGAATGCTCAGTGGTGGCTCCATGAGGCATCGCCGCATCCACCGCGAAGAAGAAGAGGGCAACTCTGACCGGGACCATGACACTGAAGCAGCCCTTATCCGGTGGCAGCAACGGAGCTCAGCCATTCTTCGAATCCTCAATGACCTCAGGGAGGGCAATGTGTTGGGTTCTGATGGAGATGATAATGATAGGGCGAGGGAAAGAGACAGGGTACACATACTTATGGATCTCATCAACAATGCCATAGATGGCTCTCTAGACGCAAACCTTCCACGAGGACAGAGCTCAAACAACAGCAACAATGGCGACTTGTTGAGAGATTACTTCCTCGGATCGAGCCTAGAGCTTCTCCTACAGCATTTGGCAGAGAGTGATCCAAATTTCTATGGCACTCCACCTGCTCAAAAATCAGCAGTGGAGGCAATGCCCACTGTGAAGATTACGGAGAACATGAGCTGTTCAATCTGCTTGGATGATTTCGAAATCGGCACCCAGGCCAGGGAGATGCCTTGCAAGCATAAGTTCCACGGCAATTGCATCCTGCCGTGGCTTGAACTCCATAGTTCATGCCCAGTTTGCCGATTTCAGATGCCTTCGGAGGAGTCAAAGGTCTCGGATGCTGCTAATAGGGAGGAGCTTCATGCTGCTGGTGGTGGTAGCACCGGTAGTAGCGACAACGGCAATGGAGGGAGCGAGAGGGGCTCCTGGCTGCCAGTTCCTTGGCCTTTTAATGGCTTGTTCTCTTTGCTGGGGTCTCACCGGAGTGGAACTTCATCCTCAACGCAGCCGTCTTCTTCAACATCACCCACCAGAG GGCTGAAATTTACCATTCTGATAAATTTCTGA